In Mycobacteriales bacterium, the following proteins share a genomic window:
- a CDS encoding PaaX family transcriptional regulator C-terminal domain-containing protein, translating into MDARSALFDLYGDHLRTRGGQAPVAALVRLLAPLGIHAPAVRTAISRMVRQGWLTAVRLDSGPGYALTPRAVRRLDEAGERIYRTRRAQWDGQWHLLVVHPPAGRADRERLQAQLSFLGYGSIGPQTWVSPRPAPELDHALSDAGARADRFTSVHDGDSQQLIARAWDLDGLARSYALFLDESGDLLGADPESLVAHPEEAFAARSRLVHAWRKFLFVDPGLPAALLPADWPGAKAAAWFDEQSARLLPAARTFLDACLDPEE; encoded by the coding sequence GTGGACGCGCGTTCCGCGCTGTTCGACCTCTACGGCGACCACCTGCGCACCCGCGGCGGGCAGGCGCCGGTGGCCGCCCTCGTGCGGCTTCTCGCACCGCTCGGCATCCACGCACCGGCGGTCCGTACCGCCATCAGTCGGATGGTCCGGCAGGGCTGGCTGACGGCGGTCCGGCTCGACAGCGGCCCTGGCTACGCCCTCACCCCTCGGGCCGTCCGCCGCCTCGACGAGGCGGGCGAGCGCATCTACCGGACGCGCCGCGCCCAGTGGGACGGCCAGTGGCACCTGCTGGTCGTCCACCCGCCCGCGGGCCGGGCCGACCGCGAGCGGCTCCAGGCCCAGCTGAGCTTCCTCGGCTACGGCTCGATCGGGCCGCAGACGTGGGTGTCGCCGAGACCGGCACCCGAGCTCGATCACGCCCTGTCCGACGCGGGGGCCCGGGCGGACCGCTTCACCTCGGTGCACGACGGCGACTCCCAGCAGCTCATCGCGCGGGCCTGGGACCTCGACGGCCTGGCCCGCTCCTACGCGCTATTCCTCGACGAGTCCGGCGACCTGCTCGGCGCCGACCCGGAGTCGCTCGTCGCGCACCCGGAGGAGGCCTTCGCGGCGCGCAGCCGGCTGGTCCACGCCTGGCGCAAGTTCCTCTTCGTCGACCCCGGCCTGCCGGCGGCGCTGCTGCCCGCGGACTGGCCCGGGGCGAAGGCGGCTGCATGGTTCGACGAGCAGTCGGCAAGACTGCTCCCGGCCGCGCGGACCTTCCTCGACGCGTGCCTCGACCCGGAGGAGTGA
- a CDS encoding DUF3117 domain-containing protein, whose translation MAAMKPRTGDGPLEVTKEGRGIVMRVPLEGGGRLVVELNAEEATNLGDALKAVVS comes from the coding sequence ATGGCGGCCATGAAGCCGCGGACGGGTGACGGTCCGCTCGAGGTCACCAAGGAGGGTCGCGGCATCGTCATGCGCGTGCCCCTCGAGGGCGGTGGACGACTCGTCGTGGAGCTCAACGCCGAGGAGGCGACCAACCTCGGCGACGCGCTGAAGGCAGTCGTCAGCTAG
- a CDS encoding leucyl aminopeptidase produces MAAPRSTSLPVLSLAATPGETAVLVLPTRAGDESVAVLGDSGLADAAGLLAREKAKGDAGEIVSSPVLGDAPLERLLLVGVGDGAPSALRKAGAAVARRSRGAASLTVDLRGLTGLTDAGLRALAEGALLAAYSFTRKAKAEPRVLSRITLVVARPEALQPAADRAVTTATATAAARDLVNEPSLSKTPDWLAVQAKRLLKGLTVTVRDEKALAAEGFGGVLAVGQGSSRPPRVIEASYDGGSGPHVVLVGKGITFDTGGLSLKPNDGMLAMKTDMGGGAAVLGALRAVADLGLPLRVTVLVAAAENMPSGTAQRPGDVITHFGGRTVEVLNTDAEGRLVLADAIAYADSVLDADVIVDVATLTGAMPVALGRRHAGLFASDDRLAAQLEAASAASGERLWRMPLTEDYLVALDSPIADLRNIGDPRTKLQGGSITAALFLREFTGGRPWAHLDIAGPGRSDGEEDELTKGGTGYGVRLLVHWLEALATPARTGRKRSA; encoded by the coding sequence GTGGCAGCGCCCCGCTCGACCTCCCTGCCCGTGCTGTCGCTCGCCGCGACGCCGGGGGAGACCGCCGTCCTCGTGCTGCCGACCCGCGCCGGGGACGAGAGCGTCGCCGTGCTCGGTGACAGCGGTCTCGCCGACGCGGCCGGGCTGCTCGCCCGCGAGAAGGCCAAGGGCGACGCCGGCGAGATCGTCTCGTCCCCCGTCCTCGGTGACGCTCCGCTCGAGCGGCTGCTGCTCGTGGGTGTCGGCGACGGCGCCCCTTCCGCGCTGCGCAAGGCCGGCGCGGCCGTGGCCCGGCGCTCGCGCGGCGCGGCCTCGCTCACCGTCGACCTGCGTGGCCTGACCGGGCTGACCGACGCGGGTCTGCGGGCGCTCGCCGAGGGTGCGCTGCTCGCGGCGTACTCCTTCACCCGCAAGGCCAAGGCCGAGCCGCGCGTCCTGTCGCGCATCACCCTCGTGGTCGCGCGGCCCGAGGCGCTCCAGCCCGCGGCCGACCGCGCCGTCACGACCGCCACCGCCACGGCTGCCGCCCGCGACCTCGTCAACGAGCCGTCGCTGTCGAAGACCCCGGACTGGCTCGCGGTTCAGGCGAAGAGGCTGCTCAAGGGCCTCACCGTGACGGTGCGCGACGAGAAGGCGCTCGCCGCCGAGGGCTTCGGCGGGGTCCTCGCCGTCGGGCAGGGCTCCAGCCGACCGCCGAGGGTGATCGAGGCGAGCTACGACGGGGGCAGCGGCCCGCACGTCGTCCTCGTCGGCAAGGGCATCACCTTCGACACCGGCGGGCTGTCGCTCAAGCCCAACGACGGCATGCTCGCGATGAAGACCGACATGGGCGGCGGCGCCGCGGTCCTCGGCGCGCTGCGGGCCGTCGCGGACCTGGGGCTGCCGCTGCGCGTCACCGTGCTCGTCGCGGCTGCGGAGAACATGCCGAGCGGCACCGCCCAGCGACCCGGCGATGTCATCACCCACTTCGGCGGGCGCACCGTCGAGGTGCTCAACACCGACGCCGAGGGCCGGCTCGTGCTGGCCGACGCCATCGCCTACGCCGACAGCGTGCTGGACGCCGACGTCATCGTCGACGTGGCGACCCTGACCGGCGCGATGCCGGTCGCGCTCGGCCGTCGCCACGCCGGGCTGTTCGCCTCTGACGACCGGCTCGCCGCGCAGCTCGAGGCGGCCAGTGCCGCGTCGGGGGAGCGGCTGTGGCGGATGCCGCTCACCGAGGACTACCTCGTCGCGCTCGACTCCCCGATCGCCGACCTGCGCAACATCGGTGACCCGCGGACCAAGCTGCAGGGCGGCTCGATCACCGCCGCGCTGTTCCTGCGGGAGTTCACCGGTGGCCGGCCCTGGGCCCACCTCGACATCGCCGGACCGGGCAGGTCCGACGGCGAGGAGGACGAGCTGACCAAGGGCGGCACGGGCTACGGCGTACGCCTGCTCGTGCACTGGCTCGAGGCGCTCGCCACCCCCGCCCGGACCGGTCGGAAGCGCAGCGCGTGA
- a CDS encoding O-methyltransferase: MKRRDDLGEPSVTVVNAPRKCAVPARGAARVGRPALVPAPRCQQEVAIDTQQPLGEPTGAASAGSQDPSLAAWITEQQPEDAPLLAARQRAAEVGVASVDAPTGAALRMLAATVGARSVVELGTGAGVSTLWLLRGMRPDGVLTSVDSDGEHQRLAKLSLTEAGTASGRVRLISGRALEVLPRLSEGAYDLVFCDASRSETTDYLAAALPLLRPGGMVVFAGALAGGRVASPSARDADTVAARELCRAVREDPRLVPALLPVGTGLLAAVLQPA, from the coding sequence GTGAAGCGGCGGGACGATCTCGGTGAGCCGTCCGTCACTGTCGTCAACGCGCCCCGCAAGTGCGCCGTTCCCGCCCGGGGCGCCGCTAGGGTGGGTCGGCCCGCGCTCGTCCCCGCTCCCCGCTGCCAGCAGGAGGTCGCCATCGACACCCAGCAGCCCCTCGGCGAGCCCACCGGCGCCGCATCTGCGGGGTCGCAGGACCCGTCCCTCGCCGCCTGGATCACCGAGCAGCAGCCCGAGGACGCCCCGCTGCTCGCGGCCCGCCAGCGCGCGGCCGAGGTCGGTGTCGCCTCGGTCGACGCCCCGACGGGGGCCGCGCTGCGGATGCTCGCCGCGACGGTCGGTGCCCGGTCGGTCGTCGAGCTCGGCACCGGCGCGGGGGTGTCCACCCTGTGGCTGCTGCGCGGGATGCGCCCCGACGGCGTGCTCACCAGCGTCGACAGCGACGGCGAGCACCAGCGGCTGGCCAAGCTGAGCCTCACCGAGGCGGGCACCGCGAGCGGGCGGGTGCGGCTCATCTCCGGTCGGGCGCTGGAGGTCCTGCCCCGACTGTCCGAGGGCGCCTACGACCTGGTCTTCTGCGACGCCTCGCGCTCGGAGACGACCGACTACCTCGCGGCGGCGCTGCCGCTGCTCCGACCGGGCGGGATGGTCGTCTTCGCGGGCGCGCTCGCCGGCGGCCGGGTGGCCTCGCCCTCGGCCCGCGACGCCGACACGGTCGCTGCGCGCGAGCTGTGCCGCGCGGTCCGCGAGGACCCGCGGCTGGTGCCGGCGCTGCTGCCGGTCGGCACCGGCTTGCTCGCCGCGGTCCTGCAGCCCGCCTGA
- the sigE gene encoding RNA polymerase sigma factor SigE: protein MDPPVEPAPGWAPPTWDEVVRLHSARVYRLAYRLTGNRHDAEDLTQEVFVRVFRSLSSYTPGTFEGWLHRITTNLFLDQVRRKARIRFDALPDDAERLASSDPSPAERYDDRLFDHDVQSALDALPPDFRAAVVLCDLEGLTYEEIAATLGIKIGTVRSRIHRGRTQLREALAHRAPVVPSPSVVSAP, encoded by the coding sequence ATCGATCCCCCCGTCGAGCCCGCACCCGGCTGGGCACCGCCCACCTGGGACGAGGTCGTGCGCCTGCACAGCGCCCGCGTCTACCGCCTGGCCTACCGGCTGACCGGCAACCGTCACGACGCCGAGGACCTCACCCAGGAGGTCTTCGTCCGGGTCTTCAGGTCGCTGTCGAGTTACACCCCGGGCACCTTCGAGGGCTGGCTGCACCGCATCACGACCAACCTCTTCCTCGACCAGGTGCGCCGCAAGGCACGCATCCGCTTCGACGCCCTGCCCGACGACGCTGAGCGGCTGGCCAGCTCCGACCCGAGCCCCGCCGAGCGCTACGACGACAGGCTCTTCGACCACGACGTGCAGTCGGCGCTGGACGCCCTGCCGCCGGACTTCCGGGCCGCGGTCGTGCTCTGCGACCTCGAGGGCCTCACCTACGAGGAGATCGCGGCCACCCTCGGCATCAAGATCGGCACCGTCCGCAGCCGCATCCACCGCGGCCGCACCCAGCTGCGCGAGGCCCTCGCGCACCGGGCTCCCGTCGTACCCTCCCCGTCGGTCGTGAGTGCCCCGTGA
- a CDS encoding zf-HC2 domain-containing protein, which produces MTQACSALGDVLAALVDGELDHDGRERAQSHLLRCAACRAEADAQRRHKALLSGFAGPAPAPDLSARLLAIPAPGTHLRPTAQLATGRPVGVTARPTGTPRPAAAPRGTAPAGLRGLVRRHRRRAAVSSSLAVLGVGVLLALGGPQSGAVVPVDPAGDGFVVDYVNRTVEVPVTVQPAGHVTADLVP; this is translated from the coding sequence GTGACGCAGGCCTGCTCCGCGCTCGGCGACGTCCTCGCCGCGCTCGTCGACGGCGAGCTCGACCACGACGGTCGTGAGCGCGCGCAGTCCCACCTGCTGCGCTGCGCCGCCTGCCGGGCCGAGGCCGACGCCCAGCGTCGCCACAAGGCCCTGCTGTCGGGTTTCGCCGGCCCCGCGCCCGCCCCCGACCTCTCAGCCCGGCTGCTCGCGATCCCCGCGCCCGGCACCCATCTGCGCCCTACGGCCCAGCTCGCGACGGGCCGGCCGGTCGGCGTGACAGCACGCCCCACCGGCACACCCCGGCCGGCAGCGGCGCCCCGCGGGACCGCGCCCGCCGGCCTGCGCGGACTCGTGCGCCGGCACCGTCGCAGGGCCGCGGTGAGCTCCTCGCTGGCCGTCCTCGGAGTCGGTGTGCTGCTCGCCCTCGGCGGCCCGCAGAGCGGTGCCGTCGTGCCCGTGGACCCCGCCGGTGACGGCTTCGTCGTCGACTACGTCAACCGCACCGTCGAGGTGCCCGTCACGGTCCAGCCTGCAGGGCACGTCACGGCCGACCTGGTCCCGTGA
- a CDS encoding sigma-E factor regulatory protein RseB domain-containing protein: MSRGGLLLVGAGAVLLGLPALPAAARPLPDPASETSPGLQAEADALALLGAAVTAGRARTYSGTQYVASYRHGRASSGTVRLRHVPGLGTDVAVTPTADGADVEQVTRSVRTDLLDERLVGLLAEHYALAITGQDGCAGRTAHVVEARRDDDPTAVAGRFWVDGDSGLVLRREVYDAAGRTTRSSAFTDLRVTGSPVDVRTVQATPGEQLSVDDLDDGWPRALPGAFALVDARTRDGGGGDDGGGGGDHRVMHLSYSDGLSTTSVFAQPGSLDGPPGVGFREELVDGATVWVRDTAPERVVWSAAGKTFTLLSDAPAEAVRAAVTALPHEQPRDGVLDRVGRGASRVAGWINPFG, from the coding sequence GTGAGTCGGGGCGGCCTGCTGCTCGTCGGTGCCGGGGCCGTGCTGCTCGGCCTGCCCGCACTCCCGGCCGCCGCCCGCCCGCTGCCCGACCCGGCGAGCGAGACCAGCCCGGGCCTGCAGGCGGAGGCGGATGCGCTGGCGCTGCTGGGTGCAGCCGTGACAGCTGGCCGCGCCCGCACCTACAGCGGCACGCAGTACGTCGCGAGCTACCGCCACGGCCGCGCCTCGTCGGGGACGGTGCGCCTGCGTCACGTGCCCGGCCTCGGCACCGACGTGGCCGTCACCCCGACCGCCGACGGCGCCGACGTCGAGCAGGTCACCCGCAGCGTCCGCACCGACCTGCTCGACGAGCGCCTCGTCGGCCTGCTCGCAGAGCACTACGCCCTGGCGATCACCGGGCAGGACGGCTGCGCGGGCCGTACCGCCCACGTCGTCGAGGCCCGTCGCGACGACGACCCGACCGCCGTCGCCGGCCGCTTCTGGGTCGACGGCGACAGCGGCTTGGTCCTGCGCCGAGAGGTGTACGACGCTGCCGGCCGCACCACGCGCAGCAGCGCCTTCACCGACCTGCGAGTGACGGGCTCTCCCGTCGACGTCCGCACGGTGCAGGCGACTCCGGGCGAGCAGCTGTCGGTGGACGATCTCGACGACGGCTGGCCGCGCGCCCTGCCGGGTGCCTTCGCCCTCGTCGACGCCCGCACCCGTGACGGGGGTGGCGGTGACGATGGGGGCGGCGGTGGCGACCACCGCGTGATGCACCTGTCCTACAGCGACGGGCTGTCCACGACCTCGGTCTTCGCCCAGCCGGGCAGCCTCGACGGCCCGCCCGGCGTGGGTTTCCGCGAGGAACTGGTCGACGGGGCGACGGTGTGGGTGCGCGACACCGCCCCCGAGCGGGTCGTCTGGTCCGCGGCCGGGAAGACCTTCACGCTGCTGTCCGACGCGCCCGCCGAGGCCGTGCGCGCCGCCGTCACCGCGCTGCCCCACGAGCAGCCGCGCGACGGCGTGCTCGACCGCGTCGGTCGGGGCGCGAGCCGGGTCGCCGGCTGGATCAACCCCTTCGGTTGA
- a CDS encoding LysR family transcriptional regulator → MRLRQVEAFLAVVNGLHYGKAARQLYVSTSTVSRLVNQLERELGAPLLDRTRGEVRLTPLGQELIEPAGRVLAAVAAFDSAACAAVAASAPRCE, encoded by the coding sequence ATGCGTCTACGGCAGGTGGAGGCCTTCTTGGCCGTTGTCAACGGGTTGCACTACGGCAAGGCGGCTCGACAGCTCTACGTATCGACCTCCACAGTGAGCCGGCTGGTCAACCAGCTCGAGAGGGAGCTGGGCGCGCCGCTGCTGGACCGCACTCGCGGTGAGGTGCGTCTGACGCCGCTGGGTCAGGAGCTCATCGAGCCTGCAGGGCGCGTGCTTGCCGCAGTGGCCGCCTTCGACAGCGCTGCGTGCGCCGCGGTGGCAGCGTCCGCACCTCGGTGCGAGTGA